Proteins encoded within one genomic window of Vanrija pseudolonga chromosome 3, complete sequence:
- the MSH3 gene encoding DNA mismatch repair protein MSH3 codes for MGTTPTNSNGAQSSLHSFFQPKAASSGGRTASDAVDLTGSPPPKRAKVAPTPAQEARMKAIQSSYFKPKASPKPVPSSSREPSAALETFRLPRGAAAAGAAPAGAAFGSYAVSGSAVPRSTQTAEQERRSEAWRALADAGAVLPRRRSLALDEAAAAELRGAISGEGEGTPDVADPDEAAAEEVGTSLRAKYAAEPPKRGRKKKEVEVGPSGQSYTPLERQFMEIKAKNADVLLLMEVGYKYKFHGDDAKTASKELGIVAFPNRNFYTASIPVHRLHIHVKKLISLGYKVGVISQMETAALKKVGDNRNTPFVRELTHLYTAATYVEESSEQSSTLRDEPVRPGGAPPPTNTLVAIVEQPLGGLARDDRVRIALVSVVPNTGDVVWDEFDDSEVRSELETRLTHLQPAELLLPANGLSKATEKVLKHAAGSSSSASVIRVERIHDVMEYSAAFDFLTTFYRRGSDVVDLAAEDGADVDMEEQNGTQSDSITLASGLPAEEAVLALVDFPKQIVVALAVAVRYMKAFGLQSAFRHRSSFTKFINRAHMLLSSNTLVNLEIYRNQTDGGAYGSLVWRTFFLLCRDHADSYQFWISMSPDTMQLTPRTKTRMGRRLMREWIGRPLLDVNALRARLDAVEEIVSCNTYYMEKLRSLLVNMPDLVRGLTRVQYGKATPTELATILVGLVRVASEFKPDDGEGKPFHSDMLNNILTTLPTIAEPARAFLNAIDLKAARANNEADLWADPDKYPEIQDAKDCISICESELAQHLKDVRKVVKKPALNYVTVSGIEYLVEVPLRDTKLVPPKWVKISSTKAVSRFHTPEILQIRIKEREQHKETLAASAKRAFQSFQSDISECHQLVVVSRLIAVIDCMISLASTASGPGYTKPTFVSEPRLSIKQGRHPMVEALRDQAYVPFDIDFSESEGRSKVITGPNMAGKSSCVRAAALIVCLAQIGSFVPAEAATLGIHDAVLTRMGASDDIGRGKSTFMVELSETSDILRTITPRTLVILDELGRGTSTFDGVAIAYATLAHLAQAGCNSLFVTHYPLVAEQLAAEFPDQVSNWHMAFDERRAPDGHAEITFLYHLKRGLAEASFGVWCARLAGLPASILDRAQSRADDLKRETDNRSAAALARRAKVLLDDLASPNPTPASVLRHAEMLATALAIVR; via the exons CACTGCACAGCTTCTTCCAGCCCAAGGCGGCTTCCAGCGGCGGCCGGACGGCAAGCGACGCGGTCGACTTGActggctcgccgccgcccaagcgGGCCAaggtcgcgccgacgccggcacaGGAGGCGCGCATGAAGGCTATCCAGTCGTCGTACTTCAAGCCCAAGGCTTCTCCCAAGCCCGTGCCGAGCTCATCGCGCGagcccagcgccgcgctcgagaccTTCCGCCTTCCCCgcggagcagcagcagcgggcgcTGCGCCCGCCGGGGCAGCGTTCGGGAGCTACGCCGTGTCGGGGAGCGCGGTCCCGCGGTCCACCCAGACGGCGGAGCAGGAGCGCCGCAGCGAGGcgtggcgcgcgctcgctgacgccgggGCCGtgctcccccgccgccggtcgctagcgctcgacgaggccgctgccgccgagctgcgcggcgcgatcagcggcgagggcgagggcacgcccgacgtcgcggaccccgacgaggccgccgcggaggAGGTTGGCACGTCCCTCCGTGCCAAGTATGCCGCTGAGCCGCCCAAGCGCGGgcgcaagaagaaggaggtcgaggttgggCCCAGTGGGCAGAGCTACACGCCCCTCGAGCGGCAGTTTATGGagatcaaggccaagaacgccgacgtgctgctgcttATGGAGGTCGGGTACAAGTACAAGTTCCACGGGGACGACGCCAAG acgGCGTCCAAGGAGCTTGGCATTGTGGC cttCCCCAATCGCAATTTCTACACCGCGTCCATTCCTGTTCACCGCCTGCATATCCACGTTAAGAAACTCATCTCGCTCGGGTACAAGGTCGGCGTCATCTCGCAGAtggagacggcggcgctcaagAAGGTCGGGGATAACCGAAATACGCCGTTCGTGCGGGAGCTCACTCACCTGTACACGGCTGCGAC ATATGTTGAAGAGTCATCTGAGCAGTCGTCAACGCTGCGCGACGAACCTGTCCGCCCGGGCGGCGCCCCTCCGCCCACGAACACCCTCGTTGCCATCGTGGAACAACCGCTCGGaggcctcgcgcgcgacgaccgcgtTCGTATTGCCCTCGTCAGCGTCGTGCCGAACACTGGCGACGTGGTGTGGGACGAGTTTGACGACTCGGAAGTccgcagcgagctcgagacgcgcTTGACCCACCTCCAGCCTGCCGAGCTCCTCTTGCCCGCCAACGGACTGAGCAAGGCGACAGAAAAGGTGCTCAAGCAcgcggccggctcgtcgagcagcgctAGTGTCATTCGCGTGGAGAGGATACACGACGTCATGGAGTACAGTGCGGCGTTCGACTTTCTCACCACGTTCTACCGCAGAGGgagcgacgtcgtcgacctcgctgccgaggacggcgcggacgtcgacatggaggAGCAGAATGGGACGCAGAGCGACTCGATCACCCTCGCGTCTGGTTTACCTG ccgaggaggcggtcCTCGCCTTGGTCGACTTTCCCAAGCAGATCGTCGTGGCGctggccgtcgccgttcgCTACATGAAGG CCTTTGGCCTGCAGAGCGCGTTCCGACACCGCTCCTCATTCACAAAG TTTATCAACCGTGCCCACATGCTGCTTTCCAGCAACaccctcgtcaacctcgagatCTATCGCAACCAGACGGACGGAGGAGCATATGGCAGTTTGGTTTGGCGTACGTTCTTTTTGCTCTGCAGGGATCATGCTGACAGCTACCAGTTCTGGATCAGTATGTCTCCAGATACGAtgcagctcacacccagaACCAAGACGAGAATGGGCCGCCGACTGATGCGCGAGTGGATTGGGCGTCCACTGCTCGATGTCAA TGCACTCCGCGCACGCCTCGATGCCGTGGAGGAGATCGTGTCCTGCAACACTTACTACATGGAGAAGCTGCGCAGCCTTCTCGTCAACATGCCAGACCTGGTGCGCGGCCTCACCCGCGTGCAGTATGGCAAAGCGACGCCGACAGAGCTCGCGACCATCCTCGTTGGCCTTGTGCGCGTCGCCTCGGAGTTCAAGCCGGACGACGGGGAAGGCAAGCCCTTCCACTCAGACATGCTCAACAACATCTTGACGACACTGCCGACCATTGCTGAGCCTGCACGTGCCTTTCTCAACGCTATcgacctcaaggccgccCGTGCCAACAACGAGGCGGACTTGTGGGCTGACCCCGACAAGTACCCCGAGATTCAGGATGCCAAGGAT TGCATCAGCATTTGCGAGAGCGAGCTTGCTCAACACCTCAAGGATGTCCGCAAGGTTGTCAAGAAGCCTGCTCTAAACTACGTGACCGTGTCTGGGATCGAG TATCTTGTTGAAGTGCCACTACGTGACACCAAGCTCGTCCCTCCGAAATGGGTCAAGATTAGCTC GACGAAAGCCGTCTCACGCTTCCACACCCCAGAGATCCTTCAAAT CAGAATCAAGGAACGAGAGCAGCACAAGgagacgctggcggcgtcagcgaaGCGCGCGTTCCAGTCGTTCCAGAGCGACATCTCCGAGTGccaccagctcgtcgtcgtctcgcgcCTCATCGCCGTCATCGACTGCATGATCTCTCTTGCGTCCACTGCCAGTGGACCAGGATACACTAAGCCCACCTTTGTCAGCGAACCCAGACTCTCAATCAAGCAAGGGCGGCATCCTATGGTCGAGGCGCTCCGCGACCAGGCCTACGTGCCATTCGACATTGACTTTTCCGAGTCTGAAGGCCGGTCGAAGGTCATCACGGGTCCGAACATGGCCGGCAAGAGCAGCTGTGTCCGCGCTGCAGCGCTCATCGTCTGCCTGGCGCAGATCGGCTCGTTCGTCCCAGCCGAAGCAGCCACACTCGGGATTCACGACGCCGTCCTGAC TCGCATGGGCGCGTCCGACGATATTGGCCGCGGGAAATCCACGTTCATGGTCGAACTCTCAGAGACGAGCGACATCCTGCGCACCATCACACCACGAACGCTCGTCATCCTGGATGA ACTCGGCCGTGGCACAAGCACGTTTGATGGCGTGGCAATCGCCTATGCCACGCTCGCACACCTCGCACAGGCAGGCTGCAACTCGCTGTTCGTCACGCACTACCCGCTGGTcgcggagcagctcgccgcagAG TTCCCGGACCAAGTGAGCAACTGGCACATGGCGttcgacgagcggcgcgcaccaGACGGCCACGCAGAGATCACCTTCCTGTACCACCTGAAAcgcggcctcgccgaggcgtcgtTCGGCGTGTGGTGTGCCCGTCTCGCTGGCCTCCCGGCCTCcatcctcgaccgcgcccagtcgcgcgccgacgacctcaagCGCGAGACGGATAACCGCTCCGCTGCGGctctcgcgcggcgcgccaaaGTCCTGCTTGATGACCTCGCGTCGCCGAACCCAACACCTGCAAGTGTCCTCCGCCACGCAGAGATGCTTGCCACTGCTCTCGCCATCGTGCGATAG